The Prevotella sp. E9-3 genome has a window encoding:
- the greA gene encoding transcription elongation factor GreA → MAYMSQEGYDKLIAELKHLEGVERPKASAAIAEARDKGDLSENSEYEAAKEAQAHLESKINQLKQAITEAKIVDTSRLSTDSVQILSKVEMTNMANKARMTYTIVSESEANLREGKISITTPIAQGLLNHKVGDEVEVKIPRGTIKLRIEKITVG, encoded by the coding sequence ATGGCATACATGTCGCAAGAAGGTTATGACAAACTCATAGCCGAGTTGAAACATTTGGAGGGTGTTGAACGCCCCAAGGCATCGGCTGCAATCGCAGAGGCACGTGATAAGGGTGATTTGAGCGAGAACAGTGAGTATGAGGCTGCCAAGGAAGCACAGGCTCACTTGGAGTCGAAAATCAATCAGTTGAAACAAGCTATTACCGAAGCAAAAATTGTTGATACTTCTCGCTTGAGCACAGATTCGGTTCAGATTCTGTCGAAGGTAGAGATGACCAATATGGCCAACAAGGCTCGTATGACCTATACTATCGTATCAGAGAGTGAGGCCAACCTGCGCGAAGGCAAGATTTCTATCACTACTCCTATCGCACAGGGCTTGTTGAACCATAAGGTGGGCGATGAGGTTGAAGTGAAAATTCCTCGTGGCACCATCAAATTGCGTATTGAGAAAATCACTGTAGGATAA
- a CDS encoding HIT family protein → MDIFSKIAAGEIPSYKCAESDEFYAFLDINPVGKAHTLVIPRREVDYIFDMEDDEIGRFEQFAKRVAVAIKKAFPCKKVAQVVLGLEVPHAHIHLIPMNSEADVDFRKEKLQLPAEEMKAIADKIYAAFCEA, encoded by the coding sequence ATGGATATTTTTAGTAAAATCGCCGCAGGCGAAATACCCAGTTATAAGTGTGCAGAGAGTGATGAGTTCTATGCTTTCCTTGATATCAATCCTGTAGGAAAGGCTCATACACTGGTCATCCCTCGTCGTGAAGTTGACTATATCTTCGATATGGAAGACGATGAGATTGGTCGGTTTGAGCAGTTTGCCAAGCGTGTAGCTGTAGCTATCAAAAAGGCTTTTCCCTGCAAAAAGGTAGCTCAGGTTGTGCTTGGATTGGAAGTCCCCCACGCTCATATTCATCTCATTCCAATGAATTCTGAAGCTGATGTTGACTTCCGTAAAGAAAAACTTCAGCTTCCTGCTGAAGAGATGAAAGCTATTGCCGATAAGATTTACGCAGCTTTCTGCGAGGCGTAA
- the radC gene encoding DNA repair protein RadC, whose product MDKLTIANWSPDDQPREKLRDKGADALSNAELLAILVGSGTPGVSAVELMQQILSNCNNNLNTLGKMSIHELMQYKGVGEAKAITILAACELGKRRQMESPEERPQLSTATRVYNHMHPVMQDLDVEEFWVLFLNQDFRLIKKNRISHGGISEVSVDIRIIMREAVLCNATIVVACHNHPSGNIKPSKQDNALTQSLMNACEVMRLHFMDHIIVADGQYFSYHESGRI is encoded by the coding sequence ATGGATAAACTGACCATTGCCAACTGGTCGCCCGATGACCAACCCCGTGAAAAACTTCGAGACAAAGGAGCCGATGCGTTGAGCAACGCTGAGTTGCTGGCTATCCTTGTGGGCTCAGGAACGCCTGGCGTGAGCGCTGTAGAACTGATGCAGCAGATACTGAGCAACTGCAACAACAACCTGAACACACTGGGCAAGATGAGCATACACGAACTGATGCAGTATAAAGGCGTAGGCGAAGCAAAGGCCATCACTATCCTTGCTGCCTGCGAACTGGGCAAGCGCCGTCAGATGGAAAGTCCGGAAGAACGCCCGCAACTCTCTACTGCCACACGTGTTTACAACCATATGCACCCAGTAATGCAGGATCTTGACGTTGAGGAGTTCTGGGTACTTTTTCTCAACCAGGACTTCCGACTCATCAAGAAAAACCGCATTTCCCATGGTGGTATTTCAGAAGTGAGTGTTGACATTCGCATCATCATGCGCGAGGCAGTTCTCTGCAATGCCACAATCGTGGTAGCCTGCCATAACCATCCTAGTGGAAACATCAAGCCCAGCAAGCAAGACAATGCCTTAACACAAAGTCTGATGAATGCCTGCGAAGTGATGCGACTGCATTTTATGGACCATATCATCGTGGCTGACGGACAATACTTTTCATACCATGAATCGGGCAGAATATAG